The Arcobacter roscoffensis genome segment GTATTGAAGCTATGAAAGCTCTTAAGAGTACTAATGGTGTAAATGTACAATCTATTCAGGAATTTTTAGCTGACTAATGAACTCATCATTAGTTTATTTAGTACAAACTGATACAACTGTAGGTTTCTCATGTTCTTCACATGAGAGGCTTTCAGATGTAAAGCAAAGACCACGAAGCAAAAAAATACTAAATACAGTTGATTCTTTTAAGACTTTAAATGAAAATACAAGAGTACCTAAAAAATTTAGGAAGCAAGTAAGAAGAGCTTCAAAAACTACATATATTTATCCAAATCTAAAGTCCTTTAGAGTTATAAATAAAGAGTCTTTATTTCATCCTTTTATATCAAAATTTAAGATACTTTATTCTACTTCTGCAAATCTTACTGGAAATAGTTTTGATGAAGAATTTGCTCTAAAAAATAGTGATATTATTGTAAATCAAAAAGATGGCTTTAGCGAAAAGGTTTCATCTTCAATTTATAAAATAAATAAATCAAAAATAGTTAAAATAAGATAAATAAAAGATAGCAAA includes the following:
- a CDS encoding Sua5/YciO/YrdC/YwlC family protein → MNSSLVYLVQTDTTVGFSCSSHERLSDVKQRPRSKKILNTVDSFKTLNENTRVPKKFRKQVRRASKTTYIYPNLKSFRVINKESLFHPFISKFKILYSTSANLTGNSFDEEFALKNSDIIVNQKDGFSEKVSSSIYKINKSKIVKIR